A DNA window from Malus domestica chromosome 12, GDT2T_hap1 contains the following coding sequences:
- the LOC139189906 gene encoding uncharacterized protein, producing MVDNGSAVNLLQLSVIQKMGLESTIIRRAEVLTGFNRHTSTAIGHIILDVKTPPVVSKQTFTIVSDPSPYNGILGRPWLIKLDAVTSIKYQKIRFRIPGGGVGEIKSDQVSSRRCTVQMLKETKKKTFTPVEVTEVQKGKEIAK from the coding sequence atggttgacaatggaagtgcggtcaacctacttcaactttcagtcattcaaaagatgggcctggaAAGTACAATCATACGCCGGGCAGAGGTACTTACTGGATTCAACAGACACACCTCAACTGCCATCGGTCATATCATACTTGACGTAAAAACACCGCCAGTCGTCTCAAAGCAAACATTCACGATTGTAAGCGACCCAtctccctacaatgggattcttgggagaCCTTGGTTGATCAAGCTGGATGCTGTCACTTCCATCAAGTATCAAAAAATCCGATTCCGCATCCCGGGAGGAGGAGTCGGAGAGATCAAGTCTGACCAGGTTTCATCCCGACGATGCACTGTGCAAATgttaaaagaaacaaagaagaagacctttaccccCGTAGAGGTTACCGAAGTCCAAAAGGGCAAAGAAATtgccaaatag
- the LOC139189905 gene encoding protein WEAK CHLOROPLAST MOVEMENT UNDER BLUE LIGHT 1-like — protein MAHPITVVEPTTNEGGKKKHSPPAQEMPAEKKTKTARGDSPAAPKIVIDLTSSKGEKEQTATFVPVTPIVSKAASSIAEKIAQRKSSSVPLVPKFVPKCPSETKPDLPLKRLATMKSDKVPLSAKVASNTASSAAATISSADKNEAAHSGRLEESAKAVSEEAAKICALLKPDLLEDMDVCAQFVDGVKEIVGPSLFAKHTPEYRKTALLAMMQKTTILAAESMFLDQEDTKAAKEMARTMAAEAYSSVEKIKKLESELAALKESHTSDPTSLQLEAAHQEIMDLKTRFDVVQTKNESAEKEIERYIPQIRDLERSISELRSAAYAKDEELIATYNQAIHFKEVADRLEPQVSELQGVLKTNDNLKKEIEELQRVRACLLEENEQLKSEKNGFEASLIQNQSDFYKLGYVDHLYGRPSDFEFSGKDFETFSISPEDLLDFTFESSIGEIAGGVDTQAGAVEGKGSEDAAAENTKAAEGVTTEQLGDVQTTEE, from the coding sequence ATGGCTCATCCTATCACTGTGGTGGAGCCTACTAccaatgaaggtgggaaaaagaaacattccccgcctgctcaagagatgcctgcTGAGAAGAAAACGAAGACTGCTCGTGGGGATTCTCCGGCTGCTCCCAAGATTGTGATTGACCTGACTTCCTCTAAGGGCGAGAAAGAACAAACTGCTACATTTGTGCCAGTAACGCCTATTGTTTCGAAGGCTGCTAGCTCGATTGCTGAAAAAATTGCTCAGCGTAAAAGTTCTTCCGTGCCTTTGGTACCGAAGTTTGTGCCAAAATGTCCGTCCGAGACTAAACCTGACTTACCCTTGAAGAGacttgctactatgaagagtgaTAAGGTGCCCCTGTCTGCTAAAGTGGCGTCGAATACTGCTTCTTCCGCTGCTGCAACCATCTCGTCTGCTGATAAGAATGAAGCTGCTCACTCAGGCAGGCTTGAAGAATCCGCCAAGGCCGTTTCTGAGGAGGCTGCTAAGATTTGTGctcttttgaaaccagatcttcttgaagacatggatgTATGCGcccagtttgttgatggcgtcaaaGAGATTGTTGGTCCGAGTCTTTTTGCAAAGCATACACCCGAGTATAGGAAGACTGCTCTGCTAgccatgatgcagaaaacaacaattctggcagccgagtctatgttccttgaccaagaggacaccaaggctgctaaagagatggcaagaactATGGCtgctgaagcttattcctcggtcgaaaaaatcaaaaaattggaatctgagctTGCTGCTTTGAAGGAATCTCATACTTCTGAccccacttctctgcagcttgaggcCGCTCACCAGGAGatcatggatttgaagactaggtTTGATGTGGtccaaacaaagaatgaaagtgcagagaaggaaatcgagcgttacatacctcagattcgaGATCTTGAACGCTCCATATCTGAACTTCGCTCCGCTGcctatgcaaaggatgaagaattgATTGCTACTTACAACCAAGCGATCCACTTCAAAGAGGTTGCTGACAGGCTTGAGCCTCAAGTGTCggaacttcaaggtgttttGAAGACCAACGACAATCTGAAGAAAGAAATTGAGGAGTTGCAGCGAGTTCGTGCTTGCCTGCTTGAGGAGAATGAGCAGTTGAAGAGTGAGAAAAATGGTTTCGAGGCTTCGCTTATTCAGAACCAatccgatttctacaagctgggctatgtagatcatctctatgggcggccgtctgactttgagttttccggtaaagacttcgagaccttctctatttcccCAGAAGACTTGCTTGATTTTACCTTTGAGTCTTCTATCGGTGAAATAGCTGGAGGAGTTGATACCCAGGCTGGAGCAGTCGAGGGTAAAGGTTCGGAGGATGCTGCTGCTGAGAACACcaaggctgctgaaggtgtaacAACCGAGCAGTTGGGAGATGTCCAAACTactgaagagtag